One region of Campylobacter concisus genomic DNA includes:
- a CDS encoding TlpA family protein disulfide reductase: protein MRYKILFLCLVSALVMGCVKQYEKHHITLNDSSGIDTQFFPTEKRLKIGDKPYMLFFFGTDCGVCKAAIPDLNTLEKEYGKEVQFIGVLGPSKGFDKDIELLKEHNITFKTTSDKVSVDYFSKAVGGVMGVPVIYFFDKDGKMRSKFIGLTPKSVLESAIRSLL from the coding sequence AAATTTTATTTTTATGTCTAGTCTCAGCCCTAGTTATGGGCTGCGTCAAGCAGTATGAGAAGCATCACATTACGCTAAATGACTCAAGCGGCATTGATACGCAGTTTTTTCCAACAGAAAAGAGGCTAAAGATAGGCGATAAGCCATATATGCTATTTTTCTTTGGTACGGACTGCGGAGTGTGCAAGGCCGCAATACCTGATCTAAATACGCTTGAAAAAGAGTATGGTAAAGAGGTTCAATTCATTGGCGTTTTAGGACCTAGTAAAGGTTTTGATAAAGATATTGAGCTTTTAAAAGAGCACAACATCACCTTTAAAACTACGAGTGACAAGGTTTCAGTTGATTACTTTAGTAAGGCAGTTGGTGGCGTCATGGGTGTGCCAGTTATCTATTTTTTTGATAAAGATGGTAAGATGCGATCAAAATTTATCGGTCTTACGCCAAAAAGCGTACTTGAAAGTGCTATAAGATCGCTCTTGTAG